The Malus sylvestris chromosome 12, drMalSylv7.2, whole genome shotgun sequence genome contains a region encoding:
- the LOC126592597 gene encoding uncharacterized protein LOC126592597 yields the protein MGDSSSFLGSPHHIFFLHTRCLMFVLKERFNMVIANQLQILQSPITGLISYVLTSVTVKLDDTNYLQWHFQMKLMFEGYGIMDFMDGTNPCPSQFLDNSGVTSTGPESRIESNAYKGTFNSGVHDNNGYRGNSGNYQGNYGGNKSKYNGKGKTSNNQRTKLHGKSCLKATAIMDFTISLQLLLFLLHQYQQHLRLFLVLGKLLPLPYGIAG from the exons ATGGGcgattcttcttcatttcttggTTCTCCGcatcatatatttttcttgCACACCAGGTGTTTGATGTTTGTTCTCAAAGAAAGATTCAACATGGTTATTGCAAATCAATTGCAAATTTTGCAATCACCGATTACTGGGTTGATTTCCTATGTGTTAACGTCGGTAACAGTCAAGCTGGATGATACAAATTATCTTCAATGGCATTTTCAGATGAAGTTGATGTTTGAAGGTTATGGCATTATGGATTTTATGGATGGCACAAATCCTTGTCCTTCGCAGTTTCTTGACAATTCAGGAGTTACTTCTACTGGCCCTGAATCCAGAATTGAGTCTAATGCTTACAAG GGCACCTTCAATTCTGGGGTTCACGACAATAATGGATATCGAGGCAATTCTGGAAATTATCAAGGCAATTATGGAGGAAACAAGTCTAAGTACAATGGCAAAGGCAAAACATCTAATAATCAGAG gacaaagtTACATGGAAAATCTTGTTTAAAGGCCACTGCAATAATGGACTTTACCATATCCCTTCAATTGCTGCTATTCCTTCTTCATCAATACCAACAACATCTTCGGCTATTTCTTGTCTTAGGAAAACTACTACCTCTACCCTATGGCATAGCCGGTTAG
- the LOC126594585 gene encoding mitochondrial import receptor subunit TOM7-1-like, translating into MASKISLKTKGKTSAKGSKGSDERSVAQSVKEWSTWTMKKAKVVTHYGFIPLVIIIGMNSDPKPQLSQLPKPQNFNFFAQISYQIFGFNTFICFLWISCFDFDSE; encoded by the coding sequence ATGGCGTCGAAGATATCTCTGAAAACCAAGGGTAAGACTTCGGCGAAGGGCTCCAAAGGCTCGGATGAGCGCTCGGTGGCTCAGTCCGTGAAGGAGTGGAGCACGTGGACCATGAAGAAGGCCAAGGTCGTCACCCACTACGGCTTCATTCCTCTGGTCATCATCATCGGCATGAACTCGGATCCCAAGCCGCAACTTTCCCAGCTGCCCAAGCCACAAAACTTCAATTTCTTTGCCCAAATCTCTTATCAGATTTTTGGGTTCAATACTTTCATCTGTTTTCTTTGGATTTCCTGCTTCGATTTCGATTCAGAATGA